The Drosophila gunungcola strain Sukarami chromosome 3L unlocalized genomic scaffold, Dgunungcola_SK_2 000003F, whole genome shotgun sequence genome contains a region encoding:
- the LOC128258790 gene encoding transcription initiation factor TFIID subunit 2 produces the protein METQPEVPEVPLRPFKLAHQVVSLTGISFERRSIIGVVELTIVPNSENLRLIRLNAKQLRIYSVVLNDVCQAEFVYFDPFQDISHKDPKSRVLEVFSMHHLTAAQITDPDVNNGELLIEVPPEGYSMIQEGQGLRIRIEFSLENPKSGVHFVIPPSSTDEETQMNCSHMFTNCYENSTRLWFPCVDSFADPCTWRLEFTVDKNLTAVSCGELVEVIMTPDLRKKTFHYTVTTPVCAPNIALAVGQFEIYVDPHMHEVTHFCLPGMLPLLKNTVRYLHEAFEFFEETLSTRYPFSCYKQVFVDELDTDISAYATMSIASVNLLHSIAIIDQTYVSRTFMSRAVAEQFFGCFITSHHWSDTWLAKGIAEYLCGLYSRKCFGNNEYRAWVQAELARVVRYEEQYGGIILDCSQPPAPLPVSGTNPLAAASKQQEIVHYFPIKSLHTVSPKYVEAMRRKAHLVIRMLEHRIGQELLIQVFNKQLALATNAASTKIGAGLWSQLLISTNIFIKAIFTVTGKDMSVFMDQWVRTGGHAKFSLTSVFNRKRNTIELEIRQDFVNQLGVRKYNGPLLVQLQELDGTFGHTLQIENTLVKADITCHSKSRRNKKKKIPLCTGEEVDMDLSAMDDSPVLWIRLDPEMILLRDLIIEQPDFQWQYQLRHERDVTAQFQAIQALQKYPTNATRQALTDTIESERCFYLVRCEAAHSLTKVANQMVASWSGPPAMLNQFRKFFGSFSAPHIIKLNNFSNFQLYFLQKAIPVAMAGLRTSHGICPPEVMRFLFDLFKYNENSRNHYTDAYYRAALVEALGETLTPVVSVAIHGTQITTDSLSTDAKLVLDEVTRLLNMEKHLPSYKYMVSVSCLKVIRKLQKFGHLPSLPHIYRSYAEYGIYLDLRIAAMECLVDFVKVDGRSEDLEHLITLLETDPDPAARHALAQLLINNTPFTRESRSRLDKPNLVDRLWFSINTLAYDTKLRCDIVDLYYALYGSKRPSCLQAGENQSFYKDLMKDNGGSAGSVTGSFKKTSDSKPPPSQLMDSMDNEPQERHKPAMVTIKRTATEAFEVGDEIIKLERSEEITVLDEPLNVQAYDSETKVNILPADDEAPESHQATKRLKTEIYAEDDNSSVMLDIGDSTRYESSYEEGKFKSGDGLLKKKKKKDKKKHKHKHKHKHNKDKDKDKDRERKDKDKRDPQISRLQTRETATPDTLSSADSSNSNSLPPLNLN, from the exons ATGGAAACGCAACCTGAGGTGCCCGAGGTGCCGCTGCGTCCGTTTAAACT GGCGCATCAGGTTGTGAGTCTCACGGGCATCAGTTTCGAGCGAAGGAGCATAATT GGCGTGGTCGAGCTGACCATAGTGCCCAACAGCGAGAACCTGCGCCTCATCCGCCTGAATGCCAAACAGCTGCGGATCTACAGCGTCGTTCTGAATGATGTCTGCCAGGCGGAGTTCGTTTACTTCGATCCCTTCCAGGACATCTCGCACAAGGATCCCAAGAGCCGCGTACTGGAGGTCTTCTCCATGCACCATCTGACCGCCGCCCAGATCACTGATCCGGATGTGAACAATGGCGAACTTCTGATAGAGGTGCCGCCCGAGGGTTACTCCATGATCCAGGAGGGACAGGGCCTGCGCATCCGCATCGAGTTCTCGCTGGAGAATCCCAAGAGCGGGGTGCACTTTGTCATACCGCCCTCTTCAACGGACGAGGAGACCCAGATGAACTGCTCGCATATGTTCACCAACTGCTATGAGAATTCGACCCGATTGTGGTTTCCCTGCGTGGACAGCTTTGCGGATCCGTGCACCTGGCGGTTGGAGTTCACCGTGGACAAAAATCTGACTGCAGTCTCGTGTGGAGAACTCGTGGAAGTCATTATGACCCCAGACTTGCGGAAGAAGACCTTCCATTACACAGTGACCACTCCCGTATGTGCCCCAAACATTGCTCTCGCCGTGGGTCAGTTTGAGATCTATGTGGATCCCCATATGCACGAGGTGACCCACTTTTGTCTGCCCGGGATGCTGCCTCTGCTGAAGAACACGGTTCGCTACCTGCACGAGGCCTTTGAGTTCTTCGAGGAGACCCTATCCACCCGCTACCCATTCTCCTGCTACAAACAGGTGTTTGTAGATGAGTTGGACACGGACATAAGTGCCTATGCGACCATGAGCATCGCTTCGGTGAATCTATTGCACTCGATAGCAATCATCGATCAAACCTATGTTTCTAGAACCTTTATGTCGCGAGCTGTGGCGGAGCAATTCTTTGGCTGCTTCATCACATCACACCACTGGTCGGACACCTGGCTGGCCAAGGGCATCGCCGAGTACCTGTGCGGTCTGTATTCGAGGAAGTGTTTCGGCAACAACGAGTACCGCGCTTGGGTACAAGCCGAATTGGCGCGAGTGGTTCGCTACGAGGAGCAGTACGGCGGCATAATCCTCGACTGCAGTCAGCCGCCAGCACCACTGCCCGTTTCCGGTACGAATCCCTTGGCTGCTGCCAGCAAGCAACAGGAGATTGTCCACTATTTTCCCATCAAGAGTTTGCACACCGTGTCGCCCAAATATGTGGAGGCCATGCGCAGGAAGGCGCATTTGGTAATCCGGATGCTGGAGCATCGCATCGGCCAGGAGTTGCTCATTCAAGTGTTCAACAAGCAGCTGGCTTTGGCCACCAATGCGGCGTCGACGAAGATTGGAGCTGGACTATGGTCTCAGCTGCTCATCTCCACCAACATCTTCATTAAGGCGATCTTCACGGTCACGGGAAAGGATATGTCTGTGTTTATGGACCAGTGGGTGCGCACCGGAGGCCACGCCAAATTCTCGCTGACATCAGTGTTCAATCGCAAGAGGAACACCATCGAGCTAGAGATCCGCCAGGACTTTGTTAATCAGCTGGGAGTGAGGAAGTACAATGGCCCGTTGCTGGTGCAGCTGCAGGAATTGGATGGCACTTTCGGGCACACGCTGCAGATCGAGAACACCCTGGTGAAGGCGGATATTACCTGCCACTCGAAGAGCAGGCGtaacaagaagaaaaagatTCCTTTGTGCACCGGCGAGGAGGTGGATATGGATTTATCAGCAATGGA CGACTCACCTGTGCTCTGGATCCGCCTCGATCCGGAGATGATTCTGCTGCGTGACCTGATAATCGAGCAGCCCGACTTCCAGTGGCAATATCAGCTCCGGCATGAGCGCGATGTCACTGCGCAGTTCCAGGCCATCCAGGCACTGCAGAAGTACCCCACAAATGCCACCAGGCAAGCCCTAACCGACACCATCGAGAGCGAGCGCTGTTTCTACCTAGTGCGCTGCGAGGCGGCCCACAGCCTGACCAAAGTGGCCAACCAGATGGTGGCCTCCTGGAGCGGCCCACCAGCCATGCTGAACCAGTTCAGGAAGTTTTTCGGCTCCTTCAGTGCTCCGCACATAATCAAGCTGAACAACTTTTCCAACTTCCAGCTGTATTTCCTGCAGAAGGCCATTCCCGTGGCCATGGCAG GCCTGCGCACATCGCACGGCATTTGCCCACCGGAAGTGATGCGCTTCCTCTTCGATCTCTTCAAGTATAATGAGAACTCGCGCAACCATTACACGGATGCCTACTATCGCGCTGCATTAGTGGAGGCTCTGGGCGAAACTCTGACACCTGTGGTCTCCGTTGCCATCCATGGCACACAAATCACCACGGACAGTCTCTCCACCGATGCAAA ACTGGTGTTGGATGAAGTGACTCGCCTGCTTAACATGGAGAAGCACCTGCCCTCGTACAAGTATATGGTGTCCGTTTCCTGTCTGAAGGTCATCCGAAAGCTGCAAAAGTTCGGCCATCTGCCCTCGTTGCCGCACATTTACCGCAGTTATGCGGAGTATGGGATCTATCTGGATCTTCGCATTGCCGCCATGGAGTGTCTGGTGGACTTTGTGAAGGTGGATGGACGCAGCGAGGATCTGGAGCATTTGATCACGCTGCTGGAAACCGATCCCGATCCGGCTGCACGCCATGCGCTGGCCCAATTGCTGATCAATAACACGCCCTTCACCCGCGAATCTCGCAGCCGCCTGGACAAACCCAATCTCGTGGACCGTCTGTGGTTCAGCATCAACACGTTGGCCTACGACACCAAGCTGCGTTGCGATATCGTGGATCTGTACTACGCCCTGTACGGAAGCAAGCGTCCGAGTTGCTTGCAAGCCGGCGAAAACCAAAGCTTCTACAAGGATTTGATGAAGGATAATGGTGGCAGTGCAGGCAGTGTGACCGGCAGCTTCAAGAAGACCAGCGATTCGAAACCACCTCCGTCTCAGCTAATGGACAGCATGGACAATGAGCCACAGGAGCGGCACAAGCCGGCCATGGTTACAATCAAGAGGACGGCCACCGAAGCCTTCGAGGTGGGCGATGAGATCATCAAGCTGGAGCGCAGCGAGGAGATCACCGTCCTCGACGAACCACTCAATGTTCAGGCCTATGATAGTGAGACCAAGGTGAATATCCTGCCGGCCGATGACGAGGCACCGGAATCGCATCAGGCAACCAAGCGCCTTAAGACCGAAATATACGCCGAGGATGATAATTCATCCGTTATGCTGGACATTGGGGACTCCACAAGGTATGAGAGCAGCTACGAGGAGGGCAAGTTCAAGTCCGGCGATGGTCTGCtcaagaagaaaaagaagaaggaCAAGAAGAAGCACAAGCACAAGCACAAGCATAAGCACAACAAGGACAAGGATAAGGATAAGGATCGCGAGCGCAAGGATAAGGACAAGCGTGATCCGCAGATATCGCGCCTGCAGACCCGGGAGACAGCCACTCCGGACACGCTCAGCTCGGcggacagcagcaacagcaacagtctGCCGCCCCTGAACCTTAACTAA
- the LOC128258796 gene encoding ataxin-2 homolog isoform X1, with the protein MRIQILVLTLLLGLVCAQAVDAGAKSSNSRQSAAEDSKSSASTPLESEATKDKRQVSSKETPLYPNHRSSEASPSGSDDPEDGQETIYGSKPNQFIIRPIAPHQHQQHESHQEPQLRNFAAANSRPHAAQLLEQSQEVQHYVYLQDIMRHHQPKALVSAGQGKGAASAPKKTSTPVAEEEQEQEQEAEQRYAVSIQPQPQLQPQPQQPRPRQYQGVGPYQLPLPLPAPQHQSLNPQQQQQQHQQPYQVIPEEQFLKLLEEELQARAYHEQLRQQQQHHQQQQQQQQQHHQQHVQQQQPKPLPIHSTAATHKVLQQADPSLGLGGYRDRYVAEQELVTPTYSHPRGGLKYLPLPQTQQIQEDEEQQQQQHQQQQRLQLNKQVPHPGQQLIHGLPPQIAYYQPQISYKTLPNHPLAKSSLESEIEKLLAANKPGQSLSYVDSSNEQVAVRQPAPQHPPPPTSHPALRQPKAYLASTPNSLLDANNQPFIPSLFKFSNYQQPTPIYPTPEPKRLGPVVYPTQQANQPQPSQYYYQEATPTGAPKPSPIPKQYHRAKHYKLASPTKALLYADYDRQGAPSPAPPSPSNFYPSPPDPIKHAQRNLGVTPTALPLHAEYPSPSPSQSSIYVSQGTGIATPSRATPTTAPIQKLRTLDEVKQLNLPPPNGKPLTQAEFQALVDAGYPVKAVPVPVPVPYEQYVKDHPEYRNHPPVDYAHIMRLATRQLAAHQQHRSLGAPSEPSVKILSTPSAGELHQHQQTATGIGGGSITYLQPIEGQSHPHTLAHHVHALQKRRPRDEQDTAVAGSEPKAAAPEAEMEAEPAKVKAKVQ; encoded by the exons ATGAGAATCCAAATCTTGGTCCTGACACTCTTGCTGG GCCTCGTCTGCGCCCAGGCCGTGGATGCGGGGGCCAAGAGCAGCAACAGTCGGCAGTCGGCGGCGGAAGACAGCAAGAGCTCCGCCTCCACGCCGCTGGAATCGGAGGCGACCAAAGACAAGCGACAGGTGAGCTCCAAGGAGACGCCTCTGTACCCCAACCACCGCAGCTCGGAGGCGTCCCCATCCGGGAGCGATGATCCCGAGGACGGCCAGGAGACCATCTATGGCTCCAAGCCGAATCAGTTCATCATCCGCCCCATTGCCccgcaccagcaccagcaacatGAATCGCACCAGGAGCCCCAGCTGAGGAACTTTGCGGCGGCCAACTCCCGACCTCACGCCGCCCAATTGCTGGAGCAGAGCCAGGAG GTGCAGCACTACGTGTATCTGCAAGATATAATGCGACATCATCAGCCCAAGGCCCTGGTGTCCGCCGGTCAAGGCAAGGGTGCGGCCAGTGCGCCCAAGAAGACATCCACTCCGGTGgccgaggaggagcaggaacAGGAGCAGGAGGCGGAGCAGCGATATGCGGTGTCCAttcagccacagccacagcttcagccgcagccgcagcagccaCGTCCACGTCAGTATCAGGGAGTGGGTCCCTACCAGCTGCCATTGCCACTGCCCGCTCCACAGCATCAGTCGCTGAatccccagcagcagcagcagcaacatcagcag CCTTACCAAGTAATCCCCGAAGAGCAGTTCCTGAAACTCCTGGAGGAAGAGCTGCAGGCGAGGGCCTATCATGAGCAACtgcgccagcagcagcaacatcatcaacagcagcagcagcagcagcagcaacatcatcaaCAGCAtgttcagcagcagcaacccaAGCCACTGCCCATCCACAGTACGGCTGCCACACACAAGGTGCTGCAACAGGCGGATCCCTCCCTGGGATTGGGTGGCTATCGCGATCGTTATGTGGCCGAACAGGAGCTAGTGACTCCCACTTACTCCCATCCGCGTGGGGGTCTCAAATACCTGCCCCTGCCACAGACTCAGCAAATTCAAGAGGATgaggagcaacagcagcagcagcatcagcagcagcaacgttTGCAGCTAAACAAGCAGGTGCCTCATCCCGGCCAGCAACTAATCCACGGCCTGCCACCACAGATTGCCTACTACCAACCGCAGATCAGTTACAAGACCCTGCCCAATCATCCGCTGGCCAAATCCTCACTGGAAAGTGAGATTGAGAAATTGCTGGCGGCCAACAAGCCGGGACAATCGTTGTCGTACGTGGACAGCAGCAACGAGCAGGTGGCGGTACGTCAGCCCGCTCCCCAGCACCCGCCGCCACCCACCTCGCATCCTGCCCTGCGGCAACCGAAGGCCTACTTGGCCAGCACACCCAACTCCCTGCTGGATGCCAATAACCAGCCATTCATTCCGTCCCTCTTCAAGTTCAGCAACTACCAGCAACCGACGCCCATTTACCCAACGCCGGAACCCAAGCGATTGGGACCCGTGGTCTATCCCACGCAGCAGGCCAATCAGCCGCAGCCCTCGCAGTATTACTACCAGGAGGCCACGCCCACCGGTGCACCCAAGCCGAGTCCCATTCCCAAGCAGTACCACCGTGCCAAGCACTACAAGTTGGCCTCGCCCACGAAGGCGCTGCTCTATGCCGACTACGATCGTCAGGGAGCGCCTTCTCCGGCGCCGCCGTCGCCGTCCAACTTCTATCCCAGTCCGCCGGATCCCATAAAGCATGCCCAGAGGAATCTGGGCGTAACACCCACAGCTCTGCCGCTCCACGCCGAGTACCCCTCGCCATCGCCCTCGCAGTCCAGCATTTATGTGTCGCAGGGCACTGGCATTGCCACGCCATCccgggccacgcccaccactGCTCCGATTCAGAAGCTCCGGACTCTGGATGAAGTGAAGCAATTGAATCTGCCGCCCCCCAACGGCAAGCCCCTCACACAGGCCGAGTTCCAGGCCCTGGTGGACGCCGGCTATCCGGTTAAGGCGGTGCCCGTGCCCGTTCCCGTGCCGTATGAGCAGTACGTGAAGGATCATCCGGAGTACCGCAATCATCCGCCCGTAGACTATGCCCACATCATGCGCCTGGCCACGCGCCAATTGGCCGCCCATCAGCAGCACAGGTCGCTGGGCGCTCCCTCGGAGCCGTCCGTGAAGATCCTGTCCACTCCGTCCGCCGGCGAGctgcaccagcaccagcagacGGCCACGGGCATTGGCGGCGGCAGCATCACGTACTTGCAGCCCATCGAGGGGCAATCGCATCCGCACACCCTGGCACACCATGTCCATGCGCTGCAGAAGAGGCGGCCGCGTGACGAACAGGACACCGCAGTGGCGGGCAGTGAGCCCAAGGCGGCGGCTCCGGAGGCGGAGATGGAGGCGGAGCCAGCGAAGGTGAAGGCGAAGGTGCAGTGA
- the LOC128258796 gene encoding ataxin-2 homolog isoform X2, translating to MRIQILVLTLLLGLVCAQAVDAGAKSSNSRQSAAEDSKSSASTPLESEATKDKRQVSSKETPLYPNHRSSEASPSGSDDPEDGQETIYGSKPNQFIIRPIAPHQHQQHESHQEPQLRNFAAANSRPHAAQLLEQSQEHYVYLQDIMRHHQPKALVSAGQGKGAASAPKKTSTPVAEEEQEQEQEAEQRYAVSIQPQPQLQPQPQQPRPRQYQGVGPYQLPLPLPAPQHQSLNPQQQQQQHQQPYQVIPEEQFLKLLEEELQARAYHEQLRQQQQHHQQQQQQQQQHHQQHVQQQQPKPLPIHSTAATHKVLQQADPSLGLGGYRDRYVAEQELVTPTYSHPRGGLKYLPLPQTQQIQEDEEQQQQQHQQQQRLQLNKQVPHPGQQLIHGLPPQIAYYQPQISYKTLPNHPLAKSSLESEIEKLLAANKPGQSLSYVDSSNEQVAVRQPAPQHPPPPTSHPALRQPKAYLASTPNSLLDANNQPFIPSLFKFSNYQQPTPIYPTPEPKRLGPVVYPTQQANQPQPSQYYYQEATPTGAPKPSPIPKQYHRAKHYKLASPTKALLYADYDRQGAPSPAPPSPSNFYPSPPDPIKHAQRNLGVTPTALPLHAEYPSPSPSQSSIYVSQGTGIATPSRATPTTAPIQKLRTLDEVKQLNLPPPNGKPLTQAEFQALVDAGYPVKAVPVPVPVPYEQYVKDHPEYRNHPPVDYAHIMRLATRQLAAHQQHRSLGAPSEPSVKILSTPSAGELHQHQQTATGIGGGSITYLQPIEGQSHPHTLAHHVHALQKRRPRDEQDTAVAGSEPKAAAPEAEMEAEPAKVKAKVQ from the exons ATGAGAATCCAAATCTTGGTCCTGACACTCTTGCTGG GCCTCGTCTGCGCCCAGGCCGTGGATGCGGGGGCCAAGAGCAGCAACAGTCGGCAGTCGGCGGCGGAAGACAGCAAGAGCTCCGCCTCCACGCCGCTGGAATCGGAGGCGACCAAAGACAAGCGACAGGTGAGCTCCAAGGAGACGCCTCTGTACCCCAACCACCGCAGCTCGGAGGCGTCCCCATCCGGGAGCGATGATCCCGAGGACGGCCAGGAGACCATCTATGGCTCCAAGCCGAATCAGTTCATCATCCGCCCCATTGCCccgcaccagcaccagcaacatGAATCGCACCAGGAGCCCCAGCTGAGGAACTTTGCGGCGGCCAACTCCCGACCTCACGCCGCCCAATTGCTGGAGCAGAGCCAGGAG CACTACGTGTATCTGCAAGATATAATGCGACATCATCAGCCCAAGGCCCTGGTGTCCGCCGGTCAAGGCAAGGGTGCGGCCAGTGCGCCCAAGAAGACATCCACTCCGGTGgccgaggaggagcaggaacAGGAGCAGGAGGCGGAGCAGCGATATGCGGTGTCCAttcagccacagccacagcttcagccgcagccgcagcagccaCGTCCACGTCAGTATCAGGGAGTGGGTCCCTACCAGCTGCCATTGCCACTGCCCGCTCCACAGCATCAGTCGCTGAatccccagcagcagcagcagcaacatcagcag CCTTACCAAGTAATCCCCGAAGAGCAGTTCCTGAAACTCCTGGAGGAAGAGCTGCAGGCGAGGGCCTATCATGAGCAACtgcgccagcagcagcaacatcatcaacagcagcagcagcagcagcagcaacatcatcaaCAGCAtgttcagcagcagcaacccaAGCCACTGCCCATCCACAGTACGGCTGCCACACACAAGGTGCTGCAACAGGCGGATCCCTCCCTGGGATTGGGTGGCTATCGCGATCGTTATGTGGCCGAACAGGAGCTAGTGACTCCCACTTACTCCCATCCGCGTGGGGGTCTCAAATACCTGCCCCTGCCACAGACTCAGCAAATTCAAGAGGATgaggagcaacagcagcagcagcatcagcagcagcaacgttTGCAGCTAAACAAGCAGGTGCCTCATCCCGGCCAGCAACTAATCCACGGCCTGCCACCACAGATTGCCTACTACCAACCGCAGATCAGTTACAAGACCCTGCCCAATCATCCGCTGGCCAAATCCTCACTGGAAAGTGAGATTGAGAAATTGCTGGCGGCCAACAAGCCGGGACAATCGTTGTCGTACGTGGACAGCAGCAACGAGCAGGTGGCGGTACGTCAGCCCGCTCCCCAGCACCCGCCGCCACCCACCTCGCATCCTGCCCTGCGGCAACCGAAGGCCTACTTGGCCAGCACACCCAACTCCCTGCTGGATGCCAATAACCAGCCATTCATTCCGTCCCTCTTCAAGTTCAGCAACTACCAGCAACCGACGCCCATTTACCCAACGCCGGAACCCAAGCGATTGGGACCCGTGGTCTATCCCACGCAGCAGGCCAATCAGCCGCAGCCCTCGCAGTATTACTACCAGGAGGCCACGCCCACCGGTGCACCCAAGCCGAGTCCCATTCCCAAGCAGTACCACCGTGCCAAGCACTACAAGTTGGCCTCGCCCACGAAGGCGCTGCTCTATGCCGACTACGATCGTCAGGGAGCGCCTTCTCCGGCGCCGCCGTCGCCGTCCAACTTCTATCCCAGTCCGCCGGATCCCATAAAGCATGCCCAGAGGAATCTGGGCGTAACACCCACAGCTCTGCCGCTCCACGCCGAGTACCCCTCGCCATCGCCCTCGCAGTCCAGCATTTATGTGTCGCAGGGCACTGGCATTGCCACGCCATCccgggccacgcccaccactGCTCCGATTCAGAAGCTCCGGACTCTGGATGAAGTGAAGCAATTGAATCTGCCGCCCCCCAACGGCAAGCCCCTCACACAGGCCGAGTTCCAGGCCCTGGTGGACGCCGGCTATCCGGTTAAGGCGGTGCCCGTGCCCGTTCCCGTGCCGTATGAGCAGTACGTGAAGGATCATCCGGAGTACCGCAATCATCCGCCCGTAGACTATGCCCACATCATGCGCCTGGCCACGCGCCAATTGGCCGCCCATCAGCAGCACAGGTCGCTGGGCGCTCCCTCGGAGCCGTCCGTGAAGATCCTGTCCACTCCGTCCGCCGGCGAGctgcaccagcaccagcagacGGCCACGGGCATTGGCGGCGGCAGCATCACGTACTTGCAGCCCATCGAGGGGCAATCGCATCCGCACACCCTGGCACACCATGTCCATGCGCTGCAGAAGAGGCGGCCGCGTGACGAACAGGACACCGCAGTGGCGGGCAGTGAGCCCAAGGCGGCGGCTCCGGAGGCGGAGATGGAGGCGGAGCCAGCGAAGGTGAAGGCGAAGGTGCAGTGA